A section of the Bombus huntii isolate Logan2020A unplaced genomic scaffold, iyBomHunt1.1 ctg00000077.1, whole genome shotgun sequence genome encodes:
- the LOC126876487 gene encoding venom serine protease Bi-VSP-like isoform X2, with protein sequence MYIHNYDYCILGAWPWIAALGFRNPRNPDKPLWKCGGSLISARHVLTAAHCAHMDGIENIHNHNIAILRLVEEVPFSRYVYPICTKEPLRKSNFVGYNPLVAGWGALRYRRPRRNALMEVQMPVIKNAECKIAYSKFPNAPDITDGIICAEHAQGGEDSCTVIKLQSYYKLYGI encoded by the exons atgtatattcacaactatgactattgcattttaggcgcttggccatggatcgctgcattaggttttcgtaatccccgaaacccagacaaaccactatggaagtgcggaggttccctgatatcggctaggcatgttttgaccgcagcacattgtgcacatatggatggaatagaaaacatacacaatcataatattgccattcttagattggtggaggaggtgccattttcga ggtacgtatatcccatttgtacgaaagagcccctacgaaagagcaacttcgtcggctataacccccttgttgctggatggggagcattaagatata gacgaccacgacgtaatgcattaatggaagtacaaatgccagtgattaagaacgccgaatgcaaaatagcttattccaaatttcctaatgcacctgatatcactgatggtataatatgcgccgaacatgctcagggtggagaggattcttgtacggtaattaagttacagagttactacaaattatacggtatctga